A single window of Sphaerodactylus townsendi isolate TG3544 linkage group LG05, MPM_Stown_v2.3, whole genome shotgun sequence DNA harbors:
- the ZBTB41 gene encoding zinc finger and BTB domain-containing protein 41, with protein MKKRRKFTTNLDDKIRCGHQKESSNKILVADSEQETTVDSAKVSTVDELPASQSQRELLSSLQYNRNLLKYLNDDRQKQPSFCDLLIIVDGKEFSAHKVVVAVGSSYFHAYLSKNPRTDVITLDHVTHSIFRHLLEFLYTSEFFVYKKEIPLVLEAAKFLDIIDAVKLLNGENVSGSQSEERTESPTRVQTSSELTDKVASSHQCTLCNRNFCYKKSLENHLFRAHQSLTREGDGLKMVERADVSTRRSMRNRKCPAKFEQSDNESGEASDSYLDNDVPGKEDSECEDSGSEYNTDDGKPEEDTSGNDTGSEEQSEKEHEGDDQEPDSLTGNNRESTVSTYIPVIVQNSSKKCLQCPKCDKTFDRAGKYESHTRVHTGEKPFECDVCHQRYSTKSNLTVHRKKHNNEIEFHKKEHKCSYCNKLHATKKTLLKHVKRFHPENAQEFFSIKKKKSEGWKCDICSKSFTRRPHLEEHMILHTQNKPFKCSYCEEHFKSRFARLKHQEKFHLGPFPCDICGRQFNDTGNLKRHIECTHGGKRKWTCFICGKSVRERTTLKEHLRIHSGEKPHLCSICGQSFRHGSSYRLHLRVHHDDKRYECEECGKTFIRHDHLTKHKKIHSGEKAHQCEECGKCFGRRDHLTVHYKSVHLGEKVWQKYKATFHQCEVCKKVFKGKSSLEMHFRTHSGEKPYKCQICNQSFRIKKTLTKHMVIHSDARPFNCQYCNATFKRKDKLKYHTDHVHGGKSTEESPSPLPEEKTVSLATEYTADDKTYQSEAKPFVEQTKVHQGETKSMQQNAHSDVCVPVMVIPVQIHDTQSDLVQHATSLTPSPPNILPPQAPPTDYQRATDLAFLEKYTLTPQPANIVHPVRPEQMLDPREPSYLGTLLGLDTAPAVQNISSSEHS; from the exons atgaagaaaaggagaaagttcACTACAAATTTAGATGACAAAATACGTTGTGGTCACCAGAAGGAATCTTCTAATAAGATTCTCGTAGCAGACTCTGAACAAGAAACTACTGTTGATTCCGCAAAGGTGTCTACTGTAGATGAACTTCCTGCTTCACAAAGCCAAAGAGAGCTTTTGAGTTCCCTACAATATAACAGAAACCTTCTCAAATACTTAAATGATGATCGACAGAAGCAGCCATCTTTTTGTGATCTGCTCATAATTGTTGATGGGAAAGAATTCAGTGCCCACAAAGTAGTTGTTGCTGTTGGAAGTAGTTATTTTCATGCTTACTTGAGCAAAAATCCAAGAACAGATGTTATCACCTTGGATCATGTAACCCATTCAATATTCCGCCATCTCCTTGAATTTCTGTACACATCAGAGTTTTTTGTGTATAAAAAGGAAATCCCCTTAGTTTTAGAGGCAGCCAAGTTTTTAGATATCATTGATGCAGTTAAACTGCTAAATGGTGAAAATGTTTCTGGTTCGCAGTCTGAGGAGAGAACTGAGAGCCCAACTCGAGTACAGACATCTAGTGAATTGACTGATAAAGTTGCAAGCAGTCATCAGTGCACTTTATGCAATCGAAACTTCTGTTACAAGAAATCCTTAGAAAATCACTTGTTCAGAGCCCATCAATCCCTTACCCGAGAAGGTGATGGCCTAAAAATGGTTGAGAGGGCAGACGTTTCTACAAGAAGGTCAATGCGAAATCGCAAGTGTCCAGCTAAGTTTGAGCAAAGTGACAATGAAAGTGGAGAAGCCTCTGACAGCTATCTTGATAATGATGTTCCTGGCAAGGAAGACAGTGAGTGTGAAGATAGCGGGAGTGAGTATAATACTGATGATGGCAAGCCAGAAGAAGACACGTCTGGGAATGACACTGGGTCTGAAGAACAaagtgaaaaagaacatgaaggAGATGATCAGGAACCAGATAGCCTGACAGGAAATAATCGTGAAAGCACTGTGTCAACATATATTCCAGTCATTGTGCAGAATAGTAGCAAAAAATGTTTGCAGTGTCCTAAGTGTGATAAAACATTTGATCGCGCAG GGAAATATGAGAGCCACACTCGTGTGCATACAGGGGAGAAGCCTTTTGAGTGTGACGTCTGTCATCAACGTTATTCAACCAAATCCAACTTAACAgttcacagaaagaaacacaataATGAAATAGAGTTTCATAAAAAAGAACACAAATGCTCCTACTGTAACAAACTACATGCCACTAAAAAGACCTTGCTTAAACATGTGAAAAG ATTCCATCCTGAAAATGCACAAGAATTTTTCTCcatcaagaaaaaaaagagtGAAGGCTGGAAATGTGAT atttgCAGTAAGTCATTCACTCGGAGGCCTCATTTGGAAGAACATATGATTCTTCACACTCAGAATAAGCCTTTCAAGTGTAGCTATTGTGAAGAGCACTTTAAATCTCGCTTTGCTAGACTGAAGCATCAAGAAAAGTTCCACCTTG GACCTTTTCCATGCGATATTTGTGGTCGTCAGTTTAATGACACGGGAAATCTAAAACGCCATATTGAATGTACTCATggtggaaagagaaaatggaCCTGTTTTATTTGTGGAAAATCAGTAAGAGAAAG aacaaCTTTGAAAGAGCACTTGAGAATCCACAGTGGAGAGAAACCTCATCTGTGTAGCATTTGTGGGCAGAGTTTTCGTCATGGAAGTTCATACAG ACTTCATCTACGGGTCCACCATGATGACAAAAGGTACGAATGTGAAGAATGTGGGAAGACGTTTATTCGCCATGACCATCTGACAAAGCACAAAAAGATACACTCAG GGGAAAAGGCACATCAGTGTGAAGAATGTGGAAAATGTTTTGGTCGAAGAGATCACCTTACTGTTCATTATAAAAGTGTTCATCTAGGTGAAAAGGTGTGGCAAAA ataCAAAGCAACATTTCATCAGTGTGAAGTCTGCAAGAAAGTCTTCAAGGGGAAATCAAGCTTGGAAATGCATTTTAGGACACATTCAG gtgagaaaccatataaatgtcaaATTTGCAACCAGTCCTTCAGGATTAAGAAGACATTAACTAAACACATGGTCATTCATTCAGATGCTCGCCCTTTCAATTGTCAATATTGCAATGCAACATTTAAGCGAAAGGACAAGCTGAAATATCATACTGATCATGTGCATGGAGGAAAATCCACAGAGGAATCACCGAGCCCTCTGCCAGAGGAAAAAACAGTCTCTCTGGCAACAGAGTACACAGCTGATGACAAGACTTACCAAAGTGAGGCTAAACCATTTGTGGAACAGACCAAGGTTCATCAAGGAGAAACCAAAAGCATGCAACAGAATGCACACTCAGATGTATGTGTACCAGTGATGGTGATACCAGTTCAGATACATGACACTCAGTCTGACCTTGTACAGCATGCCACCTCTCTCACCCCCTCACCTCCTAATATTCTTCCTCCACAGGCCCCTCCAACTGATTATCAGCGAGCAACAGATTTGgcttttttagaaaaatatacTCTCACCCCACAGCCTGCAAACATAGTTCATCCAGTCAGACCTGAGCAAATGTTGGATCCCAGAGAACCGTCATACCTTGGGACTCTACTAGGTCTTGATACAGCTCCAGCGGTGCAGAATATTTCAAGTAGTGAACATTCATGA